The following are encoded together in the uncultured Fusobacterium sp. genome:
- a CDS encoding sigma-70 family RNA polymerase sigma factor, whose product MVSSQTIKNAQEGNEIAIQEIFSKFKNIIQMRTKNYFFYGGDREDVIQEAMIGLLKAINGYDENKTASFTTFAILCIKRQIITAIKSSNAGKNRILNMAMINPETEDTSNISYSNKSFNFYNPEEIVMSKERFRELNRYLKTNLSKMENEVFEYMLSEMTYTEIAEKTGRTPKSIDNSIQRIKKKLNRFLEEYDKE is encoded by the coding sequence ATGGTAAGTTCACAAACAATAAAAAATGCACAAGAAGGAAATGAAATAGCAATACAAGAGATATTTTCTAAATTTAAGAATATTATTCAAATGAGAACTAAAAATTATTTTTTCTATGGTGGAGATAGAGAGGATGTTATTCAAGAAGCTATGATTGGATTATTAAAAGCTATAAATGGTTATGATGAAAATAAAACAGCGTCTTTTACAACATTTGCTATTTTATGTATAAAACGTCAAATAATAACAGCTATAAAAAGTTCTAATGCTGGGAAAAACAGAATTTTAAACATGGCAATGATAAATCCAGAGACAGAAGATACTTCAAATATAAGTTACTCTAATAAATCTTTTAATTTTTATAATCCAGAAGAGATTGTAATGAGTAAAGAAAGATTTAGAGAATTAAATAGATATTTAAAAACTAATCTTAGTAAAATGGAAAATGAGGTTTTTGAATATATGTTATCTGAGATGACATATACAGAGATAGCTGAAAAAACAGGAAGAACACCAAAATCTATAGATAATAGTATTCAGAGAATAAAGAAAAAACTGAA
- a CDS encoding pyridoxamine kinase: MENIVKKVAAIHDLSGFGRSSLTSIIPILSSMKVQVCPVPTAVLSSHTGGFEGYSFLDLTDYMEQHIAHWKSLNLEFDCIYSGFLGSPKQMKIVADFIDFFGHKNNLTVVDPVLGDNGKLYGTMNNEMVEEMKKLISKADIITPNFTEVTFLLNKPYKKEISEPEVKEWLIELANMGPKIVIATSVPDENSHKADRKTNVIAYDKENDVFWKVSCKYIPASYPGTGDAYTSVVIGSLLQGDSLPIAIERGVQFITQCILASYGFKYPNREGVLLERMLDVLKMPTISNSYELLKR, encoded by the coding sequence ATGGAAAATATTGTAAAAAAAGTTGCTGCTATACACGATTTATCTGGCTTTGGAAGATCATCTTTAACAAGTATAATTCCTATCCTATCTAGTATGAAAGTACAAGTTTGCCCTGTTCCAACAGCAGTTTTATCTAGCCATACTGGTGGATTTGAAGGCTATAGTTTTCTTGATCTTACTGATTATATGGAACAACATATAGCACATTGGAAAAGTTTAAATCTTGAATTTGATTGCATCTATTCAGGTTTTTTAGGTTCTCCTAAACAAATGAAAATAGTTGCTGATTTTATAGATTTCTTTGGTCACAAAAATAATCTTACTGTTGTAGATCCTGTTCTTGGAGATAATGGTAAATTATATGGAACTATGAACAACGAAATGGTTGAAGAGATGAAAAAATTAATTAGTAAAGCTGATATTATCACTCCAAACTTTACTGAAGTTACTTTTTTATTAAATAAACCATATAAGAAAGAGATTAGTGAACCAGAGGTTAAAGAATGGCTTATTGAATTAGCAAATATGGGACCTAAAATAGTTATTGCTACAAGTGTTCCAGACGAAAATTCTCATAAGGCTGATAGAAAAACAAATGTTATAGCTTATGACAAAGAAAATGATGTCTTCTGGAAAGTTAGCTGTAAATATATTCCTGCTTCTTATCCTGGAACTGGAGATGCATATACAAGCGTTGTAATTGGAAGTTTACTTCAAGGGGATAGTCTACCTATAGCTATTGAGAGAGGGGTACAATTTATTACACAATGTATCTTAGCTAGTTATGGTTTCAAATATCCAAATCGTGAAGGGGTTCTTTTAGAGAGAATGCTTGATGTTCTAAAAATGCCTACTATATCTAATAGTTATGAACTTTTAAAGAGATAA
- the zupT gene encoding zinc transporter ZupT yields the protein MFEDAALRALVLSFFAGMSTLLGALTIFFANKKSEKLVTVSLGFAGGVMLSVSFTDLLPNATQLLTEYYNEKLGIFLSVVFLLVGVLFAAMLDKFVPHEPEPDGDGKKHENLFRVGFVSTLAIGLHNFPEGIATFMAGYEDLTLGVSIALAITMHNIPEGISVAMPIYFATGSKLKAFKYTFLSGIAEPIGALLAFLVLKPFINSLTLGMIFGVISGIMLYIAIEELLPSSKQYGYSKEALMAIFAGIILMPLTHII from the coding sequence ATGTTTGAAGATGCTGCTTTAAGAGCTCTAGTTTTGTCTTTCTTTGCTGGAATGTCAACTTTATTAGGTGCTCTTACTATCTTTTTTGCTAATAAAAAAAGTGAAAAATTAGTTACTGTTTCATTAGGGTTTGCTGGGGGAGTTATGTTAAGTGTTTCTTTTACTGACTTACTACCTAATGCAACTCAACTTTTAACTGAATATTATAATGAAAAACTTGGTATTTTTCTAAGTGTGGTTTTTCTTCTTGTAGGAGTTCTTTTTGCTGCAATGTTGGATAAATTTGTTCCACATGAGCCTGAACCTGATGGAGATGGAAAAAAACATGAAAATCTTTTTAGAGTGGGATTTGTCTCTACTCTTGCTATTGGGTTACATAACTTTCCTGAAGGAATAGCAACTTTTATGGCTGGATATGAAGATTTAACTTTAGGTGTTTCTATCGCTCTTGCTATTACAATGCACAATATTCCTGAAGGAATCTCAGTGGCTATGCCAATATATTTTGCTACTGGTAGTAAGTTAAAAGCTTTTAAATATACCTTTCTATCTGGTATAGCTGAACCTATTGGAGCTCTCCTTGCTTTTCTAGTTTTAAAACCGTTTATAAACAGTTTAACATTGGGAATGATATTTGGGGTTATCTCTGGAATTATGCTTTATATTGCTATTGAGGAGTTATTACCAAGTTCTAAGCAGTATGGATATTCTAAAGAGGCTCTTATGGCAATTTTTGCTGGAATTA
- a CDS encoding radical SAM protein yields the protein MELKYVFGPVPSRRLGKSLGISPIPRKTCNYSCIYCQLGRTDKMIGERKEFFPLKDIINEFKDYLKESFDFDVVTIVGEGEPTLYSKLGELIKEVKKITDKPVAVITNGALLSSKEVRDELMNADILLPSIDGYNEDTAKKIDRPLGTIHFKDELEGLIEFSKEYKGQLLLEIMLISGINCDKNSIEHFKEILKKIKYDRVYLNTPVRPPAESFVKVISQEEMKYAVKELGGISIDMLSSGEFFSEIKDSYEAILNIIRRHPMNQFEINSFLESRKEKLEYNIFEKLEKDKKINCILYKGIKTYRLK from the coding sequence ATGGAATTAAAATATGTTTTTGGACCTGTTCCATCTAGAAGATTAGGAAAATCTTTAGGAATAAGTCCTATTCCTCGTAAAACTTGCAATTATTCTTGTATTTACTGCCAATTAGGTAGAACAGATAAAATGATTGGAGAAAGAAAGGAGTTTTTTCCTTTAAAAGATATCATTAATGAATTTAAAGATTATTTAAAAGAATCTTTTGATTTTGATGTTGTAACTATTGTTGGGGAAGGTGAGCCTACTCTTTATTCTAAACTTGGAGAATTAATTAAAGAAGTTAAAAAAATTACTGATAAACCTGTTGCTGTTATTACAAATGGGGCTCTACTCAGTTCAAAAGAGGTAAGAGATGAGTTAATGAATGCTGATATTCTCCTACCTTCAATAGATGGCTATAATGAAGACACAGCAAAAAAAATTGATCGACCATTAGGAACTATTCATTTTAAGGATGAACTTGAGGGATTGATTGAGTTTTCAAAAGAGTATAAAGGTCAATTACTACTTGAAATAATGCTTATATCTGGTATAAATTGTGATAAAAATTCTATTGAGCATTTTAAAGAAATTTTAAAAAAAATAAAATATGATAGAGTCTATCTGAATACTCCAGTGAGACCTCCTGCTGAAAGTTTTGTAAAAGTTATCTCTCAAGAGGAGATGAAATATGCTGTGAAAGAACTTGGTGGAATTTCTATTGATATGTTAAGCTCTGGAGAGTTTTTTAGTGAGATTAAAGATTCCTATGAGGCTATTCTTAATATAATTAGACGTCATCCAATGAATCAATTTGAAATCAATAGCTTTTTAGAATCAAGAAAAGAAAAGCTTGAATACAATATCTTTGAGAAATTAGAAAAAGATAAAAAAATTAACTGTATCCTTTACAAAGGAATAAAAACTTACAGATTAAAATAA